One genomic segment of Arcobacter porcinus includes these proteins:
- a CDS encoding RNB domain-containing ribonuclease has protein sequence MLKELFKKILENNFNFSKDEEKELKEFIKNDIVIKNEENYEINSKYKIGILKIDKKYAEILDLVNPIKNIRVEKEFLNGAFDQDLVLAKKIFNPRSKIKAKVVKVLEGKKSEIMVYVQDESFITMKEHIQIFNKNSKKYKENDVVIVDNKNFEEIKFVGNLSDPKIDEFISLYLYDELYRFDKNEDEEFFMDDTKQRVDLTSLPFCTIDPNSAKDHDDAIYFDKTSNTLYVAIADVSYFVKENSELDKLAFKKGNTIYLPTKTLPMLPKVLSENLCSLKEDEIRYSYVFKMELDLNAKSVKKSSLFEAIIKNHRNLSYGRVDRVLEGKLDQYNKIEKEIFDYLLPLYEITKNFRKKRLQKGYDFRTQENRLVLKNNLLEAINIEFSTASHQLVEECMLLANIEASKKVGNFGIFRIHEEPSFKSISRLIDDINLIGIKAEIKNDTHETILYLQKEASNYGLEAEVDELIIQAQEKAKYSSKNLGHFGLGFNSYSHFTSPIRRYSDLVLHRILKSKQVPKDIDETTLYISEQERKIDNLVWDFEDRTYARWAKDNIDKEIKVKITDIEKSRAECYDKMVGLKVVLENFKAQKLFSKHRVKIVSSNLATKVIVARIL, from the coding sequence TTGTTAAAAGAGTTATTTAAAAAGATTTTAGAAAATAATTTTAATTTTTCAAAAGATGAAGAAAAAGAGTTAAAAGAGTTTATAAAAAATGATATTGTTATAAAAAATGAAGAGAATTATGAGATAAATTCAAAATATAAAATAGGTATTTTAAAGATTGATAAAAAATATGCAGAAATATTAGATTTAGTAAATCCTATTAAAAATATCAGAGTAGAAAAAGAGTTTTTAAATGGAGCTTTTGATCAAGATTTAGTTTTAGCAAAGAAGATTTTTAATCCAAGAAGTAAAATAAAAGCAAAAGTTGTAAAAGTTTTAGAAGGCAAAAAATCTGAAATAATGGTTTATGTTCAAGATGAATCATTTATTACAATGAAAGAGCATATTCAAATTTTTAATAAAAACTCAAAAAAATACAAAGAAAATGATGTTGTAATAGTAGATAATAAGAATTTTGAAGAGATTAAATTTGTAGGAAATTTATCTGATCCAAAAATTGATGAGTTTATCTCTTTATATTTATATGATGAACTGTATAGATTTGATAAAAATGAAGATGAAGAGTTTTTTATGGATGATACAAAACAAAGAGTAGATTTGACTTCTCTTCCTTTTTGTACAATAGATCCAAATAGTGCAAAAGATCATGATGATGCAATATATTTTGATAAGACTTCAAATACTTTATATGTGGCAATAGCAGATGTTTCATATTTTGTAAAAGAGAATTCAGAGCTTGATAAATTAGCATTTAAAAAGGGAAATACAATATATCTTCCTACAAAAACTTTGCCAATGCTTCCAAAAGTTTTGAGTGAGAATTTATGTTCATTAAAAGAGGATGAAATAAGATATTCATATGTTTTTAAAATGGAATTAGATTTAAATGCAAAAAGTGTAAAAAAATCATCACTTTTTGAAGCAATTATAAAAAATCATAGAAACTTATCATATGGGAGAGTTGATAGAGTTTTAGAAGGAAAGTTGGATCAATATAACAAAATAGAAAAAGAGATTTTTGATTATTTACTTCCTTTATATGAAATTACAAAAAACTTTAGAAAAAAAAGATTGCAAAAAGGTTATGACTTTAGAACTCAAGAAAATAGGTTGGTTTTAAAGAATAATCTTCTTGAAGCAATTAATATTGAGTTTTCAACAGCTTCTCATCAATTAGTTGAAGAGTGTATGCTTTTAGCAAATATTGAAGCTAGTAAAAAAGTAGGAAATTTTGGAATATTTAGAATTCATGAAGAGCCAAGTTTTAAATCTATCTCAAGATTGATTGATGATATAAATCTAATTGGAATAAAAGCTGAAATAAAAAATGATACTCACGAAACTATTTTGTATCTTCAAAAAGAAGCAAGTAACTATGGTTTGGAAGCTGAAGTTGATGAACTTATAATTCAAGCACAAGAAAAAGCAAAATACTCTTCAAAAAATCTTGGGCATTTTGGTTTAGGATTTAACTCTTATTCTCATTTTACAAGTCCAATTAGAAGATATTCAGATTTGGTTTTACATAGAATTTTGAAAAGTAAACAAGTACCAAAAGATATTGATGAAACAACTTTATATATCTCAGAACAAGAGAGAAAAATAGATAATCTTGTTTGGGATTTTGAGGATAGAACATATGCAAGATGGGCAAAAGATAATATTGATAAAGAGATAAAAGTAAAAATAACAGATATTGAAAAATCAAGGGCTGAATGCTATGACAAAATGGTAGGACTTAAAGTTGTTTTAGAAAATTTTAAAGCACAAAAACTATTTTCAAAACATAGAGTTAAAATTGTTTCAAGTAACCTTGCAACAAAAGTTATAGTTGCAAGAATATTATAA